From Vitis vinifera cultivar Pinot Noir 40024 chromosome 14, ASM3070453v1, a single genomic window includes:
- the LOC132255082 gene encoding secreted RxLR effector protein 161-like, protein MQKIPYASAVGSLMYAQVCTRPDIAYIIGMLGRYLSNPGMDHWRAAKRVMRYLQRTKEYMLTYRRLDQLEIIGYSDSDFAGCQDSRRSTSGYIYLLAGGAISWRSAKQTLITSSTMEAEFVACYEASNQGIWLRNFVTGLRVLDGIVPLAESNEWDHPRQPWRTLITGRARAQ, encoded by the exons ATGCAGAAGATTCCTTACGCTTCGGCTGTGGGGAGTCTAATGTATGCTCAGGTATGTACAcgtccggatattgcgtacattaTTGGCATGTTAGGCAGATATCTAAGTAACCCTGGAATGGATCATTGGAGAGCAGCCAAGAGGGTTATGAGATATTTACAGAGAACAAAAGAGTACATGCTTACATATAGGAGATTGGATCAGTTAGAGATCATTGGGTATTCCGACTCCGACTTTGCTGGATGCCAAGACAGCAGAAGATCCACATCAGGCTATATTTATCTGTTGGCTGGTGGAGCAATTTCATGGAGGTCTGCCAAGCAGACACTCATAACTTCATCCACCATGGAAGCAGAGTTTGTAGCATGTTATGAGGCATCCAATCAAGGAATATGGCTACGGAATTTTGTCACTGGGCTGCGTGTTCTGGATG GAATTGTACCTCTCGCAGAATCAAATGAGTGGGATCATCCCAGACAGCCTTGGAGAACTCTCATCACTGGTCGTGCTAGAGCTCAATGA
- the LOC132255083 gene encoding uncharacterized protein LOC132255083, whose product MKRGIPEAFRGAVTDEVTNASDFLAEIQKRFAKNNKVETSTLLASLISMKYKGKGNVREYIMEMSHLASKLKALKLELSDDLLVHLVLISLPAQFNQFKRKRD is encoded by the exons ATGAAGCGCGGCATTCCAGAAGCTTTCAGGGGTGCGGTAACTGATGAGGTTACTAATGCCAGTGACTTCCTTGCGGAAATTCAGAAACGTTTTGCCAAAAACAATAAGGTTGAAACGAGCACGCTTTTAGCAAGCTTGATTTCAATGAAGTATAAAGGCAAGGGTAATGTTCGGGAGTACATCATGGAGATGTCTCATCTTGCTTCAAAACTTAAGGCTTTGAAACTCGAGTTATCTGATGATTTACTCGTGCATTTGGTTCTCATCTCTCTTCCTgcacaatttaatcaattcaag aggaagagagattga
- the LOC100854351 gene encoding receptor-like protein EIX2: MANINASIHFLLLIFLSSTFLYLETVKLGSCNGVLNVTCTEIERKALVDFKQGLTDPSGRLSSWVGLDCCRWSGVVCSQRVPRVIKLKLRNQYARSPDANDEDTGAFEDDYGAAHAFGGEISHSLLDLKDLRYLDLSMNNLEGLQIPKFIGSFKRLRYLNLSGASFGGTIPPHLGNLSSLLYLDLNSYSLESVEDDLHWLSGLSSLRHLNLGNIDLSKAAAYWHRAVNSLSSLLELRLPRCGLSSLPDLPLPFFNVTSLLVLDLSNNDFNSSIPHWLFNFSSLAYLDLNSNNLQGSVPEGFGYLISLKYIDFSSNLFIGHLPRDLGKLCNLRTLKLSFNSISGEITEFMDGLSECVNSSSLESLDLGFNYKLGGFLPNSLGHLKNLKSLHLWSNSFVGSIPNSIGNLSSLQGFYISENQMNGIIPESVGQLSALVALDLSENPWVGVVTESHFSNLTSLTELAIKKSFLNITLVFNVNSKWIPPFKLNYLELQACQLGPKFPAWLRTQNQLKTIVLNNARISDTIPDWFWKLDLQLELLDVANNQLSGRVPNSLKFPKNAVVDLGSNRFHGPFPHFSSNLSSLYLRDNLFSGPIPRDVGKTMPWLTNFDVSWNSLNGTIPLSLGKITGLTSLVLSNNHLSGEIPLIWNDKPDLYIVDMANNSLSGEIPSSMGTLNSLMFLILSGNKLSGEIPSSLQNCKDMDSFDLGDNRLSGNLPSWIGEMQSLLILRLRSNLFDGNIPSQVCSLSHLHILDVAHNNLSGSVPSCLGNLSGMATEISSERYEGQLSVVMKGRELIYQNTLYLVNSIDLSDNNISGKLPELRNLSRLGTLNLSRNHLTGNIPEDVGSLSQLETLDLSRNQLSGLIPPSMVSMTSLNHLNLSYNRLSGKIPTSNQFQTFNDPSIYRNNLALCGEPLAMKCPGDDEATTDSSGVDNEDHDDEHEDAFEMKWFYMSMGPGFVVGFWGVFGPLIINRSWRRAYFRFLDEMKDRVMVVITVNVAWLQKKCKWERKHHRT; this comes from the coding sequence ATGGCTAATATCAATGCCTCCATTCATTTCCTTCTGCTTATTTTCCTCTCCTCCACTTTTCTCTATCTTGAAACTGTTAAACTTGGTTCCTGCAATGGCGTTCTCAATGTCACCTGCACTGAAATTGAGAGAAAAGCCCTTGTTGACTTCAAACAAGGTCTTACTGATCCTTCCGGCAGGCTCTCTTCTTGGGTTGGCCTGGATTGCTGTAGATGGAGTGGTGTGGTGTGCAGCCAGAGGGTGCCTCGAGTCATCAAGCTCAAACTCCGCAACCAGTATGCTAGAAGTCCGGACGCCAACGATGAAGATACCGGTGCTTTTGAGGATGACTATGGAGCAGCTCATGCATTTGGTGGCGAGATAAGTCATTCTTTACTTGATTTGAAAGATTTGAGGTACTTGGACTTGAGCATGAACAATTTGGAAGGACTCCAAATCCCCAAGTTCATTGGATCATTCAAGAGGTTGAGATATCTCAATCTCTCAGGTGCATCCTTCGGTGGAACCATCCCACCCCACCTAGGGAACCTTTCTAGCCTGCTCTATCTTGATCTCAACTCATATTCTCTTGAATCAGTTGAGGATGACCTGCACTGGCTATCAGGTCTTTCTTCTCTGAGACACCTTAATTTGGGAAATATAGATCTTAGCAAGGCTGCAGCTTATTGGCATCGAGCTGTTAACTCCCTTTCTTCACTCTTGGAACTACGCTTACCTAGATGTGGGCTTTCTTCCCTTCCTGATCTccctcttccattttttaatgTCACATCCCTTTTGGTGCTTGATCTTTCGAACAATGACTTCAACTCGTCGATACCTCACTGGTTGTTCAACTTTAGTAGTCTTGCATACCTTGATCTCAACTCCAACAATCTTCAAGGCAGTGTTCCTGAAGGATTTGGTTACTTGATTTCCCTTAAATACAttgatttttcttctaatttatttattggtcACTTACCAAGAGACTTAGGAAAGCTTTGCAACTTGCGAACTCTCAAACTATCTTTCAACAGCATTAGTGGAGAGATAACTGAATTCATGGATGGGTTGTCCGAGTGTGTAAACAGTAGTAGCTTAGAGTCTCTGGATTTGGGGTTCAATTATAAACTGGGTGGGTTTCTTCCTAATTCTTTGGGACACCTAAAGAACTTGAAGTCTCTTCATCTGTGGAGCAACTCATTTGTGGGGTCAATTCCAAACTCCATTGGAAATTTGTCGTCCTTGCAAGGATTCTACATCTCTGAAAAtcaaatgaatggaataatccCAGAGAGTGTTGGCCAACTCTCAGCATTGGTTGCATTGGATCTCTCAGAGAATCCATGGGTTGGTGTTGTGACTGAGTCTCATTTCTCCAATCTCACAAGCTTAACTGAGTTGGCAATCAAgaagtcatttttaaatatcaccTTGGTCTTCAATGTGAATTCTAAATGGATTCCTCCTTTTAAACTCAATTACCTGGAACTCCAAGCATGCCAACTAGGTCCCAAATTTCCTGCATGGCTGAGAACCCAAAACCAGCTGAAGACAATAGTGCTCAACAATGCTAGGATTTCAGACACGATACCTGATTGGTTTTGGAAGTTAGACTTGCAGCTCGAACTACTGGATGTTGCCAATAATCAATTGAGTGGGAGGGTCCCAAATTCATTGAAATTTCCCAAAAATGCTGTTGTGGATTTGGGCTCCAACCGCTTTCACGGTCCTTTCCCACACTTTTCTTCTAACCTGAGTTCATTGTATTTGAGAGACAATTTATTTTCTGGACCAATACCTCGGGATGTTGGAAAAACCATGCCGTGGTTGACAAATTTTGATGTCTCTTGGAACTCTCTAAATGGTACCATTCCCTTGTCTCTAGGTAAGATTACGGGTTTGACAAGTCTGGTTCTCTCAAATAATCATTTATCTGGTGAAATTCCTTTGATTTGGAATGATAAACCAGATTTGTACATTGTTGATATGGCAAATAACAGCCTATCTGGTGAGATTCCCAGCTCAATGGGCACCCTGAATTCACTTATGTTCTTGATACTGAGTGGCAACAAACTTTCAGGGGAAATTCCTTCTTCACTGCAGAATTGCAAGGACATGGATAGTTTTGACCTTGGCGATAATAGATTATCAGGAAACCTTCCATCATGGATAGGAGAGATGCAATCATTGTTGATTCTACGCCTGCGATCAAACTTATTTGATGGAAACATTCCCTCCCAAGTGTGCAGTCTTTCCCATCTTCATATATTGGACGTCGCACATAATAATCTGTCAGGATCCGTTCCTTCTTGTTTGGGAAATTTGAGTGGCATGGCTACTGAAATCAGCAGTGAGAGATACGAGGGCCAATTGTCAGTTGTGATGAAAGGAAGAGAACTCATATATCAGAATACTCTGTATCTCGTGAATAGCATTGATCTTTCAGACAATAATATATCGGGGAAGTTGCCTGAACTAAGAAATCTTTCAAGACTTGGCACCTTGAACTTGTCCAGAAACCATTTGACAGGAAATATACCAGAGGACGTTGGGAGCTTAAGTCAATTAGAAACTCTGGACCTCTCAAGAAACCAGCTCTCTGGCCTGATTCCACCAAGCATGGTTTCTATGACTTCCTTGAATCACTTGAACCTATCTTACAACAGACTATCTGGTAAAATTCCAACAAGCAACCAGTTCCAAACCTTCAATGACCCGTCCATATACAGGAATAACCTTGCACTCTGTGGGGAGCCTCTGGCAATGAAGTGCCCAGGCGATGATGAGGCTACTACTGATTCTTCAGGTGTGGATAATGAAGATCATGACGATGAACATGAAGATGCGTTTGAAATGAAGTGGTTCTACATGAGCATGGGGCCTGGATTTGTAGTGGGATTTTGGGGAGTTTTTGGCCCTTTGATAATAAATAGGTCTTGGAGGCGAGCCTACTTCCGGTTCCTGGATGAGATGAAAGATAGAGTTATGGTGGTTATCACAGTGAATGTAGCATGGCTGCAAAAGAAATGCAAATGGGAAAGAAAACATCATCGAACTTGA
- the LOC104878326 gene encoding receptor-like protein EIX2 → MDCHQLLPKDDLNAAPSTLQLLQNFTNLPMVGKPLYGVVSDAVYIGGSHDQGTAGARVLCVGVQGFFSMIPLKLAPARVIIKGVALTQRRWLFSSSNKASQIHRIGSHLGSGKTAANGEAWSATTGAVKFIGSLEKLRYLNLSGASFGGPIPPQLGNLSSLHYLDLKEYFDESNQNDLHWISGLTSLRHLNLGGVDLSQAAAYWLQAVSKLPSLSELHLPDCALADLPPSLPFSNLITSLSIIDLSNNGFNSTIPHWLFQMRNLVYLDLSSNNLRGSILDAFANGTSIERLRNMGSLCNLKTLILSQNDLNGEITELINVLSGCNSSWLETLDLGFNDLGGFLPNSLGKLHNLKSLSLWDNSFVGSIPSSIGNLSYLEELYLSDNSMNGTIPETLGRLSKLVEIELSENPLTGVVTEAHFSNLTSLKQFSNYRGTPRVSLVFNINPEWIPPFKLSFLRIRSCQLGPKFPVWLRNQTELTDVVLNNAGISDSIPKWFWKLDLHLDELDIGSNNLGGRVPNSMKFLPDSTVDLSENNFQGPLPLWSSNVTKLYLNDNFFSGPIPLEYGERMSMLTDLDLSSNDLNGTIPLSFGKLNNLLTLVISNNHLEEFQSFGMVYLTSMP, encoded by the exons ATGGACTGCCATCAACTTCTTCCTAAGGACGACCTTAACGCCGCTCCTTCCACCCTCCAGCTTCTCCAGAACTTCACCAATCTCCCCATGGTCGGAAAACCCCTATACGGCGTCGTTTCCGACGCCGTCTACATCGGAGGCTCCCATGATCAGGGGACTGCTGGGGCTAGGGTTCTGTGTGTAGGGGTTCAG GGTTTCTTTTCCATGATACCATTAAAGTTGGCTCCTGCCAGGGTGATCATCAAAGGGGTTGCGTTGACACAGAGAAGGTGGCTCTTCTCAAGTTCAAACAAGGCCTCACAGATACATCGGATCGGCTCTCATCTTGGGTCGGGGAAGACTGCTGCAAATGGAGAGGCGTGGTCTGCAACAACAGGAGCCGTCAAGTTCATTGGTTCGTTGGAGAAGTTGAGATATCTCAATCTCTCTGGTGCATCCTTCGGTGGACCTATTCCTCCACAACTTGGAAATCTTTCCAGCCTGCACTACCTTGATCTCAAGGAATACTTCGATGAGTCAAACCAGAATGATCTTCATTGGATATCGGGTCTTACTTCGTTAAGACACCTTAATTTAGGAGGTGTAGATCTAAGCCAGGCTGCAGCTTATTGGCTTCAAGCTGTTAGCAAGCTTCCTTCTCTTTCCGAGTTGCACCTACCTGATTGTGCACTTGCAGACCTTCCTCCCTCTCTTCCATTTTCCAATCTGATCACATCTCTTTCAATCATCGATCTTTCCAACAATGGTTTCAACTCCACAATACCCCACTGGTTATTCCAGATGAGGAATCTTGTGTATCTAGATCTCAGTTCCAACAATCTACGAGGCTCAATTCTTGATGCTTTTGCAAACGGGACTTCTATTGAAAGATTAAGAAACATGGGTAGTCTGTGcaatttgaaaacattgatcCTCTCTCAGAACGATTTGAATGGGGAAATAACTGAACTGATTAATGTTTTATCTGGGTGCAACAGCAGTTGGTTAGAGACGCTGGATCTGGGCTTCAATGATCTAGGTGGTTTTCTTCCTAATTCCCTAGGAAAACTCCATAACTTGAAGTCTCTTTCGCTTTGGGATAACTCCTTTGTAGGCTCCATTCCGAGTTCAATTGGAAACTTATCGTATTTGGAAGAACTGTACCTCTCAGATAACTCAATGAATGGGACCATCCCTGAAACTCTTGGACGACTTTCCAAGTTGGTAGAGATAGAGCTATCTGAGAATCCTCTGACGGGAGTCGTAACAGAGGCTCATTTTTCAAATCTTACAAGTTTAAAGCAGTTTTCAAACTACAGAGGGACTCCAAGAGTTTCCCTGGTTTTTAATATCAATCCTGAGTGGATTCCTCCCTTTAAACTCAGCTTCCTCAGAATAAGATCATGCCAATTGGGTCCCAAGTTTCCCGTATGGCTTAGAAATCAAACTGAGCTCACCGATGTAGTGCTCAATAATGCTGGGATCTCAGACAGCATACCAAAGTGGTTTTGGAAGTTGGATTTGCATCTTGATGAGCTGGACATCGGTTCTAATAACCTGGGTGGCAGGGTGCCAAACTCAATGAAGTTTCTTCCTGACTCCACCGTTGATTTGAGTGAAAACAACTTTCAGGGGCCTTTGCCACTATGGTCATCCAACGTGACGAAACTGTATTTGAATGACAATTTCTTTTCTGGCCCAATCCCTCTGGAGTATGGTGAAAGAATGTCCATGCTGACAGATCTAGATCTCTCCAGTAATGATCTAAATGGCACCATTCCCCTCTCCTTCGGGaaactaaataatttattgacccTTGTCATCTCAAACAATCATTTGGAGGAATTCCAGAGTTTTGGAATGGTTTACCTTACCTCTATGCCATAG